The following proteins come from a genomic window of Sorex araneus isolate mSorAra2 chromosome 1, mSorAra2.pri, whole genome shotgun sequence:
- the PRR15 gene encoding proline-rich protein 15 produces the protein MADSGGSGPWWKSLTNSRKKTKEVPAGAQPPAPPAPAETPPPAPPSPDWTSGSRENQHPNLPGGAGDAQKSDKWGGEKGGNSRRNLKISRSGRFKEKRKVRATLLPEGVQSPEEAGCPGDPHEDKQ, from the coding sequence ATGGCAGACAGCGGCGGGTCGGGGCCCTGGTGGAAATCGCTAACGAACAGCAGGAAGAAAACCAAAGAAGTCCCCGCAGGGGCGCAGCCGCctgccccgccggcccccgcggagaccccgccgcccgcgccgcccagCCCCGACTGGACTAGCGGCTCGAGGGAGAACCAGCACCCCAATCTCCCCGGCGGCGCCGGCGATGCCCAAAAGTCAGACAAGTGGGGCGGGGAGAAAGGCGGCAACAGCCGCCGCAATTTAAAGATTTCGCGCTCCGGCCGCTTTAAGGAGAAGCGGAAAGTGCGCGCCACGCTGCTCCCCGAGGGAGTCCAGTCCCCCGAGGAGGCGGGCTGCCCCGGGGACCCCCACGAAGACAAGCAGTAG